In the Desulfuromonas sp. DDH964 genome, GATACCTGAAAAACGCCCAGAGGTTCCACAACCTTGCCCCCTGCTCGAATGCCGGCCAAAGAGCCCTGTTGAGGGATTTCTTGGTAAAACACACCCAGGGTTTCCGCTCGGCAACACACCCAACGATTTCTGAGTGAACCTTCTCAGCTCCGCCAATATGAAAGAACGGAAAAAAGAAGAAGAGCCCAGATTTGTTGGAAAATGGGAATAGCCATCCCAAGAGTTGACACAGGGTGACAACCAGCCGCAGCACAGCTGTTCGATTCAGGTTGACGACAGTCCGGTCATCTCGATTACCGAACAGGAGCTGCCGCGTCAGTTTGAAAAAACCATAATCGAACATGATTCCTACCCGGAAAGCCCGCGCCGAATCACCTGGACAGTCTTATCGACCATGGCAACCGAGGAAAATTCCTTTGCTGCCCTTGCCTCCTGGGCCATTGCAAGCATCTCGGCGCGCGTCCGGTCCACCAACAGATCAAGGATGGCCGATGCCATGGCCCGTGGTTCTCCCACCGACACCAGAAACTCCTCCCCTTCCGGACCGACCGCTTCTCGGTTTCCGGGGATGGCGGTCGCTACAACGGGAAGCCCGCTTGCCATCGCTTCGAGGATCGCGTTAGGACAGCCTTCGCTGAGCGAAGAGTGCACATAAAGATCGGACGCCATCAGTAAACCCGCCACATCCTCGACCGAACCGAGGAAACGGACTGCATCATGGAGTCCAAGATCCTTGACCAAAGTAACTGCTGCGCCGTATGTGTCCCCCTCCATTCCCGCCAGCAGGAGTAGGGGCGGAACCTCAATCCTGCTTCGGCACTCATCCATGACTATTCGCCATGTCCGGATAAGGGTCGCATGGTCCTTGTAAGGGGTAAAGTTCGCCACCATGCAGACCAGGGGGGCCTCGGCAGTCACCCCGAGCCGTTCCCGCCACCCTCCCCGTCCAAGCCGCGGGGGCGGCAGTTCGACCCCATTGTGAACCAGGGTCATTTTTGCTGGGTCAATCAGATACTTGTTCAGCAGAAAATCTCCCCCGCCCTGCGAGTTGGCAATGAACAAAGGGGTTTTCTCGACCGCACGCGCATTGAGAAAATCGCCGGTAAGCAGCAGCCCTTCGTCTCGCTGGTTCCAGACACACGTTTTGGC is a window encoding:
- a CDS encoding glycosyltransferase: MMLQRDDLHGLKIAIVFGCLDLGGSERLGFLLARALKERYGAEVSIWSLSNGPGRLVSMCEAAGIPWRSMQFKWSRLLLYNLWELSRFVRWARAESPHVLLPFYRLPNLVCGLTWRRIGAKTCVWNQRDEGLLLTGDFLNARAVEKTPLFIANSQGGGDFLLNKYLIDPAKMTLVHNGVELPPPRLGRGGWRERLGVTAEAPLVCMVANFTPYKDHATLIRTWRIVMDECRSRIEVPPLLLLAGMEGDTYGAAVTLVKDLGLHDAVRFLGSVEDVAGLLMASDLYVHSSLSEGCPNAILEAMASGLPVVATAIPGNREAVGPEGEEFLVSVGEPRAMASAILDLLVDRTRAEMLAMAQEARAAKEFSSVAMVDKTVQVIRRGLSG